A single window of Mustela erminea isolate mMusErm1 chromosome 4, mMusErm1.Pri, whole genome shotgun sequence DNA harbors:
- the RING1 gene encoding E3 ubiquitin-protein ligase RING1, giving the protein MTTPANAQNASKTWELSLYELHRTPQEAIMDGTEIAVSPRSLHSELMCPICLDMLKNTMTTKECLHRFCSDCIVTALRSGNKECPTCRKKLVSKRSLRPDPNFDALISKIYPSREEYEAHQDRVLIRLSRLHNQQALSSSIEEGLRMQAMHRAQRVRRPMPGSDQTTTMSGGEGEPGEGEGDGEDVSSDSAPDSAPGPAPKRPRGGGAGGSSVGTGGGGTGGVGGGAGSEDSGDRGGTLGGGTLGPPSPPGAPSPPEPGGEIELVFRPHPLLVEKGEYCQTRYVKTTGNATVDHLSKYLALRIALERRQQQEAGEPGGPGGGASDAGGPDGGGGEGGGAGGGDGPEEPALPSLEGVSEKQYTIYIAPGGGAFTTLNGSLTLELVNEKFWKVSRPLELCYAPTKDPK; this is encoded by the exons ATGACGACGCCGGCGAATGCCCAGAATGCCAGCAAAACGTGGGAACTGAGTCTGTATGAGCTCCACCGGACCCCGCAG GAAGCCATCATGGATGGCACAGAGATTGCGGTTTCCCCTCGGTCACTGCATTCAGAACTCATGTGCCCCATCTGCCTGGACATGCTGAAGAATACAATGACCACCAAGGAGTGCCTCCACCGATTCTGCTCAGACTGTATCGTCACGGCCCTTCGGAGCGG GAACAAGGAGTGCCCTACCTGCCGCAAGAAGCTGGTATCCAAGCGGTCTCTGCGGCCGGACCCCAACTTTGATGCCCTGATCTCTAAGATCTACCCCAGCCGGGAGGAATACGAGGCCCACCAAGACCGGGTGCTCATCCGCCTCAGCCGCCTGCACAACCAGCAGGCACTGAGCTCCAGCATCGAGGAGGGGCTGCGCATGCAGGCCATGCACAG GGCCCAGCGTGTGAGGCGGCCGATGCCCGGGTCAGATCAGACCACCACGATGAGTGGGGGGGAAGGagagcctggggagggagagggggatggagaggatGTGAGCTCAGACTCCGCCCCTGactctgccccaggccctgctcccAAGCGACCCCGTGGTGGGGGCGCAGGGGGGAGCAGTGTAGGGACTGGGGGAGGTGGCACtggtggggttggtgggggtgCCGGTTCTGAAGACTCTGGTGACCGGGGAGGGACCTTGGGAGGGGGCACCCTAGGCCCCCCAAGCCCTCCTGGGGCCCCCAGTCCCCCGGAGCCAGGTGGAGAAATTGAGCTCGTGTTccggccccaccccctgctcgtgGAGAAGGGAGAATACTGCCAGACTAG GTATGTGAAGACAACTGGGAATGCCACAGTGGACCATCTTTCCAAGTACTTGGCCCTGCGCATTGCCCTAGAGCGGAGGCAGCAGCAAGAGGCTGGGGAGCCAGGAGGGCCTGGAGGGGGCGCCTCTGATGCCGGGGGACCTGATGGGGGTGGCGGAGAGGGTGGGGGTGCCGGAGGTGGTGACGGCCCTGAGGAGCCTGCCTTGCCCAGTCTGGAAGGTGTCAGCGAAAAGCAGTACACCATCTACATCGCCCCTGGGGGCGGAGCCTTCACG ACACTGAATGGCTCCCTGACCCTGGAACTGGTGAATGAGAAGTTCTGGAAGGTGTCCCGGCCACTGGAGCTCTGCTATGCCCCCACCAAGGATCCAAAGTGA
- the HSD17B8 gene encoding estradiol 17-beta-dehydrogenase 8 isoform X3, with amino-acid sequence MASQLRLRSALALVTGAGSGIGRAVSVRLAREGATVAACDLDRAAACETVWLLGGQGSEEVAPGDTHAAFQADVSEAGSVRRLLEQVQACFSRPPSVVVSCAGITRDEVLLRMSEDDWDKVIAVNLKGIFLVTQAAAQALVSSGCHGSIINISSIVGKVGNMGQTNYAASKAGVIGLTQTAARELGRHGIRCNSVLPGFITTPMTQKVPQKVLDKMWQMWSHSWHLKTVDTSQGPQWKSLEVFSCNCLTDPGLCLLPHHSTRPPADEDSEFPGYKRGGSVWL; translated from the exons ATGGCGTCTCAGCTCAGGCTCCGCTCCGCGCTGGCCCTGGTCACAG GCGCGGGTAGCGGAATCGGCCGGGCGGTCAGTGTGCGCCTGGCCAGAGAGGGGGCCACTGTGGCCGCTTGCGACCTGGACAGGGCGGCGGCCTGCGAGACGGTGTGGCTGCTGGGCGGGCAGGGGAGCGAGGAGGTGGCGCCCGGCGACACCCACGCCGCCTTCCAGGCTGACGTGTCTGAGGCCGGGTCGGTCAGGCGCCTGCTGGAACAAGTGCAG GCCTGCTTTTCTCGCCCGCCATCTGTCGTCGTGTCCTGTGCGGGGATCACCAGGGATGAGGTTCTGCTCCGCATGTCTGAGGATGACTGGGACAAAGTCATTGCTGTCAATCTCAAG GGCATCTTTCTAGTCACTCAGGCTGCAGCCCAAGCCCTGGTGTCCAGTGGTTGCCATGGGTCCATCATCAACATCAGTAGCATCGTAGGGAAG GTGGGGAACATGGGACAGACAAACTACGCAGCATCCAAGGCCGGAGTGATTGGGCTGACCCAGACTGCAGCTCGGGAGCTTGGACG ACATGGGATCCGCTGTAACTCTGTCCTCCCAGGGTTCATTACAACACCCATGACACAGAAAGTGCCACAGAAAGTGCTGGACAAG ATGTGGCAGATGTGGTCGCATTCTTGGCATCTGAAGACAGTGGATACATCACAGGGGCCTCAGTGGAAGTCACTG GAGGTCTTTTCATGTAACTGCCTCACGGACCCTGGACTCTGCTTACTCCCCCACCACTCTACCCGGCCTCCTGCTGATGAGGACTCTGAGTTCCCAGGCTACAAAAGGGGTGGCAGTGTATGGCTCTGA
- the HSD17B8 gene encoding estradiol 17-beta-dehydrogenase 8 isoform X2, with protein sequence MASQLRLRSALALVTGAGSGIGRAVSVRLAREGATVAACDLDRAAACETVWLLGGQGSEEVAPGDTHAAFQADVSEAGSVRRLLEQVQACFSRPPSVVVSCAGITRDEVLLRMSEDDWDKVIAVNLKVGNMGQTNYAASKAGVIGLTQTAARELGRHGIRCNSVLPGFITTPMTQKVPQKVLDKMWQMWSHSWHLKTVDTSQGPQWKSLEVFSCNCLTDPGLCLLPHHSTRPPADEDSEFPGYKRGGSVWL encoded by the exons ATGGCGTCTCAGCTCAGGCTCCGCTCCGCGCTGGCCCTGGTCACAG GCGCGGGTAGCGGAATCGGCCGGGCGGTCAGTGTGCGCCTGGCCAGAGAGGGGGCCACTGTGGCCGCTTGCGACCTGGACAGGGCGGCGGCCTGCGAGACGGTGTGGCTGCTGGGCGGGCAGGGGAGCGAGGAGGTGGCGCCCGGCGACACCCACGCCGCCTTCCAGGCTGACGTGTCTGAGGCCGGGTCGGTCAGGCGCCTGCTGGAACAAGTGCAG GCCTGCTTTTCTCGCCCGCCATCTGTCGTCGTGTCCTGTGCGGGGATCACCAGGGATGAGGTTCTGCTCCGCATGTCTGAGGATGACTGGGACAAAGTCATTGCTGTCAATCTCAAG GTGGGGAACATGGGACAGACAAACTACGCAGCATCCAAGGCCGGAGTGATTGGGCTGACCCAGACTGCAGCTCGGGAGCTTGGACG ACATGGGATCCGCTGTAACTCTGTCCTCCCAGGGTTCATTACAACACCCATGACACAGAAAGTGCCACAGAAAGTGCTGGACAAG ATGTGGCAGATGTGGTCGCATTCTTGGCATCTGAAGACAGTGGATACATCACAGGGGCCTCAGTGGAAGTCACTG GAGGTCTTTTCATGTAACTGCCTCACGGACCCTGGACTCTGCTTACTCCCCCACCACTCTACCCGGCCTCCTGCTGATGAGGACTCTGAGTTCCCAGGCTACAAAAGGGGTGGCAGTGTATGGCTCTGA
- the HSD17B8 gene encoding estradiol 17-beta-dehydrogenase 8 isoform X1 — MASQLRLRSALALVTGAGSGIGRAVSVRLAREGATVAACDLDRAAACETVWLLGGQGSEEVAPGDTHAAFQADVSEAGSVRRLLEQVQACFSRPPSVVVSCAGITRDEVLLRMSEDDWDKVIAVNLKGIFLVTQAAAQALVSSGCHGSIINISSIVGKVGNMGQTNYAASKAGVIGLTQTAARELGRHGIRCNSVLPGFITTPMTQKVPQKVLDKVIGIIPMGHMGDPEDVADVVAFLASEDSGYITGASVEVTGGLFM; from the exons ATGGCGTCTCAGCTCAGGCTCCGCTCCGCGCTGGCCCTGGTCACAG GCGCGGGTAGCGGAATCGGCCGGGCGGTCAGTGTGCGCCTGGCCAGAGAGGGGGCCACTGTGGCCGCTTGCGACCTGGACAGGGCGGCGGCCTGCGAGACGGTGTGGCTGCTGGGCGGGCAGGGGAGCGAGGAGGTGGCGCCCGGCGACACCCACGCCGCCTTCCAGGCTGACGTGTCTGAGGCCGGGTCGGTCAGGCGCCTGCTGGAACAAGTGCAG GCCTGCTTTTCTCGCCCGCCATCTGTCGTCGTGTCCTGTGCGGGGATCACCAGGGATGAGGTTCTGCTCCGCATGTCTGAGGATGACTGGGACAAAGTCATTGCTGTCAATCTCAAG GGCATCTTTCTAGTCACTCAGGCTGCAGCCCAAGCCCTGGTGTCCAGTGGTTGCCATGGGTCCATCATCAACATCAGTAGCATCGTAGGGAAG GTGGGGAACATGGGACAGACAAACTACGCAGCATCCAAGGCCGGAGTGATTGGGCTGACCCAGACTGCAGCTCGGGAGCTTGGACG ACATGGGATCCGCTGTAACTCTGTCCTCCCAGGGTTCATTACAACACCCATGACACAGAAAGTGCCACAGAAAGTGCTGGACAAG GTGATTGGAATAATCCCGATGGGACATATGGGGGATCCTGAGG ATGTGGCAGATGTGGTCGCATTCTTGGCATCTGAAGACAGTGGATACATCACAGGGGCCTCAGTGGAAGTCACTG GAGGTCTTTTCATGTAA
- the SLC39A7 gene encoding zinc transporter SLC39A7, whose protein sequence is MARGQGAPHWVSVGLLTWAALGLLVAGHGGHGDLHEDLHEDFHGHSHRRSHEDFHHGHSHAHGHGHTHESIWHGHTHGHEHGQSHEDLHHGHSHGQSHESLYHRGHGHDHEHSHGGHGESGAPGIKQDLDTVTLWAYALGATVLISAAPFFVLFLIPVESNSPRHRSLLQILLSFASGGLLGDAFLHLIPHALEPHSHHSLEQPGHGHSHSGQGPILSVGLWVLSGIVAFLVVEKFVRHVKGGHGHSHGHGHAHGHTQGSHGHGKQECPSKEKQSSEEEEKEAAGSRKRRGGSTGLKDGPVRPQNSGEEKRGSDLRVSGYLNLAADLAHNFTDGLAIGASFRGGRGLGILTTMTVLLHEVPHEVGDFAILVQSGCSKKQAMRLQLLTAIGALAGTACALLTEGGAVGSEVAGGAGPGWILPFTAGGFIYVATVSVLPELLREASPLQSLLEVLGLLGGVAMMVLIAHLE, encoded by the exons atggccagaggccagggggcCCCCCACTGGGTGTCCGTGGGACTGCTGACCTGGGCGGCCTTGGGGCTGCTAGTGGCCGGACACGGGGGTCATGGCGACCTGCACGAGGACCTGCACGAGGACTTCCATGGCCACAGCCACAGGCGCTCACATGAGGATTTCCACCATGGACACAGTCATGCCCATGGCCATGGCCACACTCACGAGAGCATCTGGCACGGGCATACCCACGGTCACGAACATGGACAGTCACATGAGGATTTGCACCATGGCCACAGCCATGGCCAATCACATGAGAGCCTCTACCACAGAGGACATGGACATGACCATGAGCACAGCCATGGAGGCCATGGGGAGTCTGGGGCTCCAGGCATCAAGCAGGACCTGGACACTGTCACTCTCTGGGCCTAT GCACTGGGGGCCACCGTTCTGATCTCTGCAGCTCCATTTTTTGTCCTCTTCCTTATCCCTGTGGAATCAAACTCCCCCCGGCACCGCTCTCTGCTCCAGATCTTGCTCAGTTTTGCTTCGGGTGGGCTCTTAGGAGATGCCTTTCTGCACCTCATCCCTCATGCACTGG aACCTCATTCTCACCACTCTCTGGAGCAGCCTGGACATGGACACTCTCATAGTG GCCAGGGCCCCATTCTGTCTGTGGGACTGTGGGTCCTCAGTGGAATTGTTGCCTTTCTTGTGGTGGAGAAATTTGTGAGACATGTGAAAGGAGGACATGGACACAGCCATGGACATGGACATGCTCATGGTCACACCCAGGGAAGTCATGGGCATGGAAAACAGG AGTGTCCTTCAAAGGAGAAACAGagttcagaggaagaagaaaaggaagcagctGGGTCtcggaagaggagaggagggagcacaGGGCTCAAAGATGGGCCAGTGAGACCTCAGaattctggagaagaaaaaagaggttcAG ACCTACGTGTATCAGGGTACCTGAATCTGGCTGCTGACCTGGCACACAACTTCACAGATGGTCTGGCCATTGGTGCTTCATTTAGAGGAGGTCGGGGGCTTGGGATCCTGACTACAATGACCGTCCTGCTACACGAAGTGCCCCATGAAGTCGGGGACTTTGCCATCCTGGTCCAGTCTGGATGCAGCAAAAAGCAG GCGATGCGTCTGCAACTACTGACGGCAATAGGGGCGCTGGCAGGCACAGCCTGTGCCCTCCTAACTGAAGGAGGGGCAGTGGGCAGTGAAGTTGCTGGTGGTGCAGGTCCTGGCTGGATTCTGCCATTCACTGCAGGTGGCTTTATCTACGTAGCAACAGTGTCCGTGTTGCCTGAGCTATTGAGGGAGGCGTCACCATTGCAGTCACTTCTGGaggtgctggggctgctggggggagttGCCATGATGGTGCTGATAGCCCACCTCGAGTGA
- the RXRB gene encoding retinoic acid receptor RXR-beta isoform X2: MSWAARPPFLPERHAAGQCGPVGVRKEMHCGVASRWRRRRPWLDPAAAAAAAAAGEQQTPEPEPGEAGRDGMGDSGRDSRSPDSSSPNPLPQGAPPSSPPGLPLPPSAASSLGGSGAPPPPPMPPPPLGSPFPVISSSMGSPGLPPPAPPGFSGPVSSPQINSTVSLPGGGSGPPEDVKPPVLGVRGLHCPPPPGGPGAGKRLCAICGDRSSGKHYGVYSCEGCKGFFKRTIRKDLTYSCRDNKDCTVDKRQRNRCQYCRYQKCLATGMKREAVQEERQRGKDKDGDGEGAGGAPEEMPVDRILEAELAVEQKSDQGVEGPGGTGGSGSSPNDPVTNICQAADKQLFTLVEWAKRIPHFSSLPLDDQVILLRAGWNELLIASFSHRSIDVRDGILLATGLHVHRNSAHSAGVGAIFDRSLSRVLTELVSKMRDMRMDKTELGCLRAIILFNPDAKGLSNPSEVEVLREKVYASLETYCKQKYPEQQGRFAKLLLRLPALRSIGLKCLEHLFFFKLIGDTPIDTFLMEMLEAPHQLA, from the exons ATGTCTTGGGCTGCTCGCCCGCCCTTCCTCCCCGAGCGGCATGCCGCAGGGCAGTGTGGGCCGGTGGGGGTGCGAAAAGAAATGCATTGTGGGGTCGCCTCCCGGTGGCGGCGGCGACGGCCCTGGCTGGATCccgcagcggcggcggcggcggcagcagccgGAGAACAACAAAccccggagccggagccggggGAGGCTGGACGGGACGGGATGGGCGACAGCGGGCGGG ACTCCCGAAGCCCAGACAGTTCCTCCCCAAATCCCCTTCCCCAGGgggcccctccctcttctcctcctgggctACCCCTACCCCCTTCAGCAGCCTCCTCCCTTGGAGGCTCTGgggccccacccccgcccccgatGCCAcctcccccactgggctcccctTTCCCTGTCATCAGCTCTTCCATGGGGTCCCCTGGTCTGCCCCCTCCAGCTCCCCCAGGATTCTCCGGGCCTGTCAGCAGTCCCCAG ATTAACTCAACAGTGTCGCTCCCTGGGGGTGGGTCTGGCCCACCTGAAGATGTGAAGCCCCCAGTCTTAGGGGTTCGGGGACTGCACTGTCCACCCCCTCCAGGTGGCCCTGGGGCTGGCAAACGGCTATGTGCAATCTGCGGGGACCGAAGCTCAG GCAAACACTATGGGGTTTACAGCTGTGAGGGCTGCAAAGGCTTCTTCAAGCGCACCATCCGTAAGGACCTGACCTACTCGTGCCGGGACAACAAGGACTGCACCGTGGACAAGCGCCAGCGAAACCGCTGTCAGTACTGCCGCTATCAGAAGTGCCTGGCCACCGGCATGAAGAGAGAGG CGGTACAGGAGGAGCGTCAGCGGGGGAAGGACAAGGAcggggatggggaaggggctgggggagccccCGAGGAGATGCCTGTGGACAGGATCCTGGAGGCAGAGCTTGCTGTGGAGCAGAAGAGTGACCAGGGCGTTGAGGGTCCTGGGGGAACCGGGGGTAGCGGCAGCAGC CCAAATGACCCTGTGACTAACATCTGTCAGGCAGCTGACAAACAGCTATTCACGCTTGTTGAGTGGGCGAAGAGGATCCCACACTTTTCCTCCTTGCCTCTGGATGACCAGGTCATATTGCTCCGGGCAG GCTGGAATGAGCTCCTCATTGCTTCCTTCTCCCACCGATCCATTGATGTCCGAGATGGCATCCTCCTCGCCACAGGTCTTCATGTGCACCGCAACTCTGCCCATTCTGCAGGCGTGGGAGCCATCTTCGATCG GTCCCTCTCCAGGGTGCTGACAGAGCTAGTGTCCAAAATGCGTGACATGAGGATGGACAAGACAGAGCTTGGCTGCCTGAGGGCAATCATTCTGTTCAATCCAG ATGCCAAGGGCCTCTCCAATCCTAGCGAGGTGGAGGTTCTGCGGGAGAAAGTGTACGCATCACTGGAGACCTATTGCAAGCAGAAGTACCCTGAGCAGCAGGGACG gtTTGCCAAGCTGCTGCTACGTCTTCCTGCCCTCAGGTCCATCGGCCTTAAGTGTCTAGAGCATCTGTTTTTCTTCAAGCTCATTGGAGACACCCCCATTGACACCTTCCTCATGGAGATGCTTGAGGCTCCCCACCAGCTGGCCTGA
- the RXRB gene encoding retinoic acid receptor RXR-beta isoform X1, translated as MSWAARPPFLPERHAAGQCGPVGVRKEMHCGVASRWRRRRPWLDPAAAAAAAAAGEQQTPEPEPGEAGRDGMGDSGRDSRSPDSSSPNPLPQGAPPSSPPGLPLPPSAASSLGGSGAPPPPPMPPPPLGSPFPVISSSMGSPGLPPPAPPGFSGPVSSPQINSTVSLPGGGSGPPEDVKPPVLGVRGLHCPPPPGGPGAGKRLCAICGDRSSGKHYGVYSCEGCKGFFKRTIRKDLTYSCRDNKDCTVDKRQRNRCQYCRYQKCLATGMKREAVQEERQRGKDKDGDGEGAGGAPEEMPVDRILEAELAVEQKSDQGVEGPGGTGGSGSSPNDPVTNICQAADKQLFTLVEWAKRIPHFSSLPLDDQVILLRAGWNELLIASFSHRSIDVRDGILLATGLHVHRNSAHSAGVGAIFDRVLTELVSKMRDMRMDKTELGCLRAIILFNPDAKGLSNPSEVEVLREKVYASLETYCKQKYPEQQGRFAKLLLRLPALRSIGLKCLEHLFFFKLIGDTPIDTFLMEMLEAPHQLA; from the exons ATGTCTTGGGCTGCTCGCCCGCCCTTCCTCCCCGAGCGGCATGCCGCAGGGCAGTGTGGGCCGGTGGGGGTGCGAAAAGAAATGCATTGTGGGGTCGCCTCCCGGTGGCGGCGGCGACGGCCCTGGCTGGATCccgcagcggcggcggcggcggcagcagccgGAGAACAACAAAccccggagccggagccggggGAGGCTGGACGGGACGGGATGGGCGACAGCGGGCGGG ACTCCCGAAGCCCAGACAGTTCCTCCCCAAATCCCCTTCCCCAGGgggcccctccctcttctcctcctgggctACCCCTACCCCCTTCAGCAGCCTCCTCCCTTGGAGGCTCTGgggccccacccccgcccccgatGCCAcctcccccactgggctcccctTTCCCTGTCATCAGCTCTTCCATGGGGTCCCCTGGTCTGCCCCCTCCAGCTCCCCCAGGATTCTCCGGGCCTGTCAGCAGTCCCCAG ATTAACTCAACAGTGTCGCTCCCTGGGGGTGGGTCTGGCCCACCTGAAGATGTGAAGCCCCCAGTCTTAGGGGTTCGGGGACTGCACTGTCCACCCCCTCCAGGTGGCCCTGGGGCTGGCAAACGGCTATGTGCAATCTGCGGGGACCGAAGCTCAG GCAAACACTATGGGGTTTACAGCTGTGAGGGCTGCAAAGGCTTCTTCAAGCGCACCATCCGTAAGGACCTGACCTACTCGTGCCGGGACAACAAGGACTGCACCGTGGACAAGCGCCAGCGAAACCGCTGTCAGTACTGCCGCTATCAGAAGTGCCTGGCCACCGGCATGAAGAGAGAGG CGGTACAGGAGGAGCGTCAGCGGGGGAAGGACAAGGAcggggatggggaaggggctgggggagccccCGAGGAGATGCCTGTGGACAGGATCCTGGAGGCAGAGCTTGCTGTGGAGCAGAAGAGTGACCAGGGCGTTGAGGGTCCTGGGGGAACCGGGGGTAGCGGCAGCAGC CCAAATGACCCTGTGACTAACATCTGTCAGGCAGCTGACAAACAGCTATTCACGCTTGTTGAGTGGGCGAAGAGGATCCCACACTTTTCCTCCTTGCCTCTGGATGACCAGGTCATATTGCTCCGGGCAG GCTGGAATGAGCTCCTCATTGCTTCCTTCTCCCACCGATCCATTGATGTCCGAGATGGCATCCTCCTCGCCACAGGTCTTCATGTGCACCGCAACTCTGCCCATTCTGCAGGCGTGGGAGCCATCTTCGATCG GGTGCTGACAGAGCTAGTGTCCAAAATGCGTGACATGAGGATGGACAAGACAGAGCTTGGCTGCCTGAGGGCAATCATTCTGTTCAATCCAG ATGCCAAGGGCCTCTCCAATCCTAGCGAGGTGGAGGTTCTGCGGGAGAAAGTGTACGCATCACTGGAGACCTATTGCAAGCAGAAGTACCCTGAGCAGCAGGGACG gtTTGCCAAGCTGCTGCTACGTCTTCCTGCCCTCAGGTCCATCGGCCTTAAGTGTCTAGAGCATCTGTTTTTCTTCAAGCTCATTGGAGACACCCCCATTGACACCTTCCTCATGGAGATGCTTGAGGCTCCCCACCAGCTGGCCTGA